The Zeugodacus cucurbitae isolate PBARC_wt_2022May chromosome 4, idZeuCucr1.2, whole genome shotgun sequence genome includes the window GAAGTATAGCCTTCGCTGAAGAGTTAATCCCAAAGAATGTAGGGATCCCCCTATATATGTCCTTAAATAGGCAaagatttaaaaacaatatatatttttgttcctAAAAGCCCCATAAGATCATAGAGAAGAAGCAGTTAGACCCACAAGTAGACGTCCaagagtttgttgttgtaaaatttatcAATAATCTTCACAAAAATAGTGTAAACGTTTTGAACAAGAATACTTGGGTCTTCGAAAGCTCTCACAATAGGTGCCGAATAAGCTTATAACTGTTTAAGTCATTATCTCCAGATCTGAAACTCAAAATTAGAAGATTGATCTTTACAATGAAGAAATAATTATCGAGGTTGAAGCAATAGACAAAtcatgcaacaacaattagtattaaaaagttggaaGATCACTACAATCGATTTATCACGATAGATattgttttttcatatttaatacataaGGATGACATTGCGCTGAGTAGGAAAAAAGTTATGACAATCCATCTAAAAGATTATGTAGCTCATATCCCTATacaatttagtaaaatttccaaaaaaaattacaaattgtatTCATCACTTTATACCCTAAAGCTACTACAAAGAGTTctttctaacaaaaaaaatttcatctctCATCTCAAAATCACCAAAACACAgtaaacctacatacatatgcggaTAAAAATGCATAACACAATCTACTTTGTTTACTTTTACCACAGCAATAATGCTGCAAGTCCACCATAAAGCTCAAACGAGGTTAATGTGCCACAAACGTGCAGTTTGCACGCCATATAAAGCAGAAAAAGCcgcttcatttatattttttatacacatttttacagattagcaaaaaaattaccaaaaataattttatttgtttaaaattaattactcaCCATTTTGTCAAATCCTGCAAATCCTTCAATAAgtccttatttgttaaaaaaaaatataattttttcaaaaaataataaacttttaattttccacacacttcaattttatgccgaatatttgtTTCAGtttgataatttttgttattgtttttttcagcaaatttcGAATTCACGCAACGTACGTTCGACTTTCTCGCACGCTTCACAAGTTCACTTCAGCCAGACGGCATAAGCTCGTCACTGTTAAACGCAAGTAAATTCTTCCTCAAACAAAAATCACGGAAACAGAAATGTTGGCCACTAGCCACCAAAGCCACCAAACTAAAAAGCTGCACGTTCCGTTTCGGTCAAGTCGCACTCGAAGACTGGTTCGCTCATCTGCACCAAGTCACCAAGACAAGTTGGTTGGCACGCAGCGCTTAACTGTTGACGGCACAAATACACACTCACATAACTCTAACTCTACTCCATCTCTCCAAAAGAAATTgtaatattgaattgaatatttCTTTACGAATTTCTTTTGCACTTTTTCCAAGCATTCATTCACTCGCATgcaagcacatacacacacttcgATTTGCTCATACGAAATTCGTTCAAATAAACTAAACGTTTTTTGAAGATCTCTGCTGCTTCATCTTGTCTTCAGCGATCTCAGTTGCAGCTGCTGAGCTCTGTTGAGACGAGCTTTTACGCCACACTGCACTTAACATAGTTTGATACACATATTGCTTTCAGCTTAGCATCTCGGTGACACAACGGCATGTCTGCTcataccaaaaacaacaacaataacaaaagtaataacaccaacaacaaagtcaATAGTGTCTTTCACAATGCTGTTAAACGTTTTTCGTCTGCCACTTTCTTCCAgcgtttttggtatttttaattgttgttgttgttgtctactcAGCAGCCACTTGTACTCATATGTAAACTCGTTTGTCACCAAGCATATTTACTTCACTTTTAACATGGCATTCACATGCGGCTCTGTCAGTTTTTTCTGTGTGGCACGAGCTTTCCGCTTGACCGGCTGCCGCCTCAAGTTTGTTATGAATAAGCGTGTGAAGCAGAAATGTATTCAACATAGTACTACGTGACTCGTATGTGAGCATAAGAGTTtgtgtattaaattaataatttataatttatgacgTCATTAAGCGTTGTCTTTGATATTGCATTGCTTATCAAGTTATTCGGCATGAAGAGCTGCTCCCGTTAACACTATGTTATTGATTATGATGTAATAGCACAAGTATTTGTTAGTATTGATAAATTAAAGGCTTTAACTGTGGGTGTTTACTGCAAATAGTTTTAGTTTCATAATTAAGTCAATCACAGGACACTTCCATATAAGACCTCACCCTTAGAAAAATGAATAAGTGAAATCTAACAAGAAGTGAATGTTAACTCTGATTAACTGTTGCTGTGGACTTGAAATCTTGAATTGCGATTGGTTGAGAATAAGTCTCTTGATGTCTTAAGTGCTGTCATTTGAGGTCAGGTGATCTTCACTTTCAGTTCCTATGTTCCTCTCCTATCCATTATATAACTGCTTGATCACCATTCTGAGTGTAGTTAGATAAATATTCACCATGTGGATTATTTATTCATAGGAAATACCGAGTACATACCGAGTGAGTTTGTGAGAAGATCTTGCAAAAATCATGTTTAAATACTCGTATTATATAAACCTTAGACTTAGAAGAATTCACACCAAAGTTATTCCTTAACAGCATAAAATTCCCCCTAGCTCTggctataaatatatgaataatagAGGAGTTGTAGAGACCTACGCAATAGGTCGGCTTCATACTATAGTGAAGTTCATTTACCCTCTTCGATAGCGTTGGCCGCTGTTTACTATTCTAGAAGGAATGAGTTATATATTCATGGGAACCAGTTCATATAATTTGTCTTTAAGCCTaagcatatttaaaattacCTACACGAAGCTTACTTAGCGCTTCCGATAAATCCACCACTAAAATCTTTAGATAACACATAATCCCGTTATACCATTCAACCTACTGACAAccagaaatatttttagaaaaatgtatGATGTACGAAAGAACTGTATTTTTAGTGCCCGAAATACTTTACTCACCTATCGATtcattttttatctaaaaaccACATAAACTCTAACGGTTTCTTGAATATTTACTGTTATGTTACCTAAAGTCACTCACTCAGATTTCTTGAATATTTACTGTTATGTTACCTAAAGTCACTCACTCAGATTCGTTCATAAACCATGCATCACTATATAGTATCAACTATTATCAATAATAAACAGTTAGAAAATCTTTTGAAAACCTACTAACTTCTGAAACGATTATCGATGTCACAATATGTAGTATGCATGTTAAATAAACCGTTATTGAGCTGCAACCAGCTATCCCACAAATATAATTTGACTACAGCAATGAGCCCGCAtagttttttctactttttgtgTCTCATAACAATAATGTCACTGCGTTTCACACTGACCGTGACACAGCTTCTACACTTGCTCATAAGGTCACCGTCTACGGTCATTCATAAAAACGTTGGAGAACACCATGGTGCAATGAAGCGGGTGACTATTTGTGTCTTTGTAAAATTGTCTGCTAGTGACCCAGAAGGAAATTGATGAaagaataatatacaaatatcttCAAAACTCGAATCGATTCTGGTAATTATCAGGATtacaatatattcttaaaaacaaatatatgcacTAAATCAATTCCAAAAAATCGTACAATATTTTCAAGAGTCATACAAAtctataatttttgattaattaaataattatatgtataattatattttaaatccattgccatttcaattaatttttattctaagaaaatgttaatatttaaatttaattatgatttcATGAATTTCATCCTCTACggttttcctacagggtactaTCACTGTAGTAAAGTAGATAACTTTTGTCATGTCTCTAACGAAAACCCTACCTCAAAATTAGTAAGTCTTCACCAAAAATGCATTGTATTTGCGGTTTATTCAACTATTGCAGCCGTGTACAAATGGACAAATGAATGTGGTTGTGTGGCATTGTTATGTAAAGTGATTTACCGGCTAGACCTTAGACACCTTTAAGTGCAGCTTTATTGTTGATTACGTTCAGTTTCGTGGGTTGTTTTCTCACACCTgttctttattattgttatataatttctttttggcTTTAGTCATATGTAACAGTGCATTCGTGATAGTCTGGTCAGTAACCCGAAATTGGAAAAAGAGAAGAATTATATGAACACCATTAACAGTTGCAGTGAACCGTAAAGTTCTGCTttggattttaatttaatttaattatgaagcGAGGTGCTTGACATTtgtcatatatttaaaaactctATGTTAGAGACGTTTTGCAACTTGAGTTCAACTATACGCCACCAATGGCGTTCGACATGGACAgggacaggtggtaatcactagGCGCTATgtctatatggtggatgcgataaaacctcccatccgagctcccgcagcttctgacgagtcatcaacaaagtgtgtggtctggcgatGTCCTGATGGAACAATACAccattcctgttggccaattctggacgcatctggtcgatcgcctgcttcaagcggtccagttgttcgcagtagatggtgaaattaagcgtctggtcatatgggagcaTCCAAACTTCAAGCTGTTTTGTGTATCCagacttctgcagatggtttaaaatgatttagAGTGAACGTTCGTTTtttataggttatgtcaagacctttcaaagatgtagcgctttatacatatccATCCATTCTATTTGCTTCTGGATCTAATAAGATAATCTAATTAAATGCCTTCTGAAACAGATTATAAAGGCTTTCCTAACTAATATTATTTACCACATTCTTGGTCATGTTTTGTCTCATTACCGGAAATATTCCAAAATATCCAAGTTTGACTTCTGTTCTTAAAGTTTAAGCAAACAAGTTTCCTTGCCTTAAAGTTAGATCCTAGCCAGATGAGATGATGAAATagtttcataattaaattttattttataaatattgtattgtataaataatattaacaaatttattaaaatttttcacaaatgattaacaaatacatatactcaATACACCACACGACTTCTCCATTCACTTGTTAACATTCGAACGAAAGCTGTTGACCCAAGCATAACCATTCCAGTAGGTGTTCGTGCCGGTATTCCTGTTGTAAGGATTATACGGATTGTAGGGGTTGTATCGATTATAGCCGACATTCGTATCGTAGGGATTATATGGATAGCTGGaaggattattattattattccagTAGTTTGAGTAATACTGGTAATTGGGGTAGGCATATTCCCCAATAACCCATGGCCATATGCGTATATTTGTGCCATACCCTGTATACGGTGTGCTGCTCAACTGTGAGAATTGTGGCAATGGTGTCACATAAGGATCGACGTACTGTGGTGCTGCCAACTGTATGTGAAATAGAATTTTTTAaggagttttataaaaaaatcgtttattttatttaccgaGAGCGTAACGGCGCTTGTGCACAATAGATAGGTTATTAAGGCGTTCATTTTGAtagatattgaaattttatgaattaacGGTTATTTTGCACTGAACTTTCGGCACACTTGCGCTGTTGTCACTTTGTCACTTAATGTGGaactgtttaaaaatttatgattttcgttGCTTAAATAGTGGCGGTGATTTTGTAATTTCCTTCGATAAAAAGTGTGTGAAAATTGTACTTTTTTCCAGCATAGACTTGCACAGTAAGCACATATGCCTATTctcattacaaattatttataatttctcgCTTTTGTCATTGAACTTGACTTTGCACTGAACAAACAGTTCGTCTGATTATTTATCAGTAATTTGTTTAAACAGCAATACTGTGTTTATATTTTGACAAATTATCGGAAAACTACTCAATCGAGACGGCAAATTTGTAAGCTTTTAGATTATGGATTTATATTGCGGTGCTtgactttgtttttattttttcacagcaCACGGgggaaaacataaatatgtgtgcatTATAATTACAAGAGTTTCATAAAAAGTTAATACTGCACCAATTTCGTTAATAAATTccgtttaatattatttacagtCAGTCAACTGACTAGTCAGCAGTTTCAGAGTACCAACGACTCGATATAAGCTTTAGTACGATATTACTATTACATGAAATTGCCACTGAATGTTGGTGAATGAAGCGATCTCCTTGAATTTCGTATGCTCATTTTGTAAGATCAGTTCTCGTACAACATCATTCTTCGGCAACATTTCATTCAtgaaaaaatctgtaaaattttACATAGACACTTTtgatatttacctaaaatcgaCTTTAATATTCACACCTCGTATACCTATTTATGTTAATCAAACACTGTACAGTGTAGCTCCAACTCAGGGAATCACCCATTTCATCCATGCATTAGTCATGGACtaaatttttggcaattttccAAATTACCATTCtgcataataatttcaaattttttcgacCAATTTCCATCGTTGGAATAATCATGCGGCCCAATTTCGTTTAATAAACTCAAATCAACAACTCTCcacaaatatacattttctttttcacactttaatatttttgcattaaataattattcatattaaatGACTAACATCAAGCCATTAGTCACTAGTCACAGATCGCTGATTTTATACATTGTTGTAAACGTTCTCGCTTCCGCATAATGGCTTCTAAATCTAAGCGCGCGTTAGAAACATATGATCTCACAGCTGATCTGAAAATCGCAACTTGCTTTTTAATTGCGAGTATGTAGGTTTTGATTGATGGATGGAAATGGAGATAAGTTTTTGCCTTATACAAATCGGAACGCCTGCGAAATGCTGCTGAAAaggaacgaactcgaccaatttttgaagagtatggtgactggcgacgaaaattggattataacgacaatatcaagcgaaaaccattgtggtcgaaggccggtgaatcgtcccaaacagtggccaagccgggatagACGGCCaaaaaggttttgctgtgtgtttggtgggattggaagggaatcatctactatgaactgttcccatatggccagacgcttaattctaccatttactgcgaacaactggaccgcttgaagcaggctaTCGACCAGGAGCAtctagaattggccaacaggaagggtgtggtGTTcaaccaggacaacgccagaccacacacttcgttgatgactcgtcaaaaGCTACAGgaactcggatgggaggttttatcgcatccaccataaggcccggacatagcgccaaggtCATACCATCTGTTCCATGGCGAACACCCTAGCTGGTGTAAGGTTCTACGCAagtaaggagggggcttctacgagggggttattataaagttgccgtctagatggaaacagattatcgaacgaaacggcgcatatttgaactaaatcccaTAACTGtagcactttttataaagcattataTGAAGAGCTAAAAAGCGGAAggcagatatttgccaacctaatataaaatGATCTTCGTTTTTCTAGTGGACTCTATACCGAATATTTGAACGATTACTAAATTAATATGTGCCAACATAATACTGGTTGTGTGGTTTACagaattttattatacattcatatatcgAGGCGCTTgtagtaataataatttctgcAAACTGCTTTCAATCtctgtttacattattgtaATCGatttggtattaaaaaataacagtttaagtacgagtatattgtccaaatttggaaaataacaGCGgactatatacgagtataaacaTTATAATGACAATATCGCTACGAAATCAACTGTATAAATTAGAGTATTTACTaagctatacatatatacaactacaaatacgaatatatgtacacaaatacattttgtttacaattttacatTAACATATACATAACATTATAAA containing:
- the LOC105214615 gene encoding uncharacterized protein LOC105214615 isoform X1 yields the protein MNALITYLLCTSAVTLSLAAPQYVDPYVTPLPQFSQLSSTPYTGYGTNIRIWPWVIGEYAYPNYQYYSNYWNNNNNPSSYPYNPYDTNVGYNRYNPYNPYNPYNRNTGTNTYWNGYAWVNSFRSNVNK
- the LOC105214615 gene encoding uncharacterized protein LOC105214615 isoform X2; translation: MNALITYLLCTSAVTLSLAAPQYVDPYVTPLPQFSQLSSTPYTGYPYNPYDTNVGYNRYNPYNPYNPYNRNTGTNTYWNGYAWVNSFRSNVNK